In Deltaproteobacteria bacterium CG11_big_fil_rev_8_21_14_0_20_42_23, a single window of DNA contains:
- the rpmG gene encoding 50S ribosomal protein L33: MAEIVYMSSTAGTGFFFTTRKNKRAAAEKLEIKRYDPKARKHVMFVETKSPKKKKEK; the protein is encoded by the coding sequence ATGGCAGAAATCGTTTATATGAGTTCCACAGCCGGCACTGGTTTTTTCTTCACCACACGTAAGAACAAACGCGCGGCCGCTGAAAAGCTTGAGATCAAACGTTACGATCCAAAAGCACGCAAACACGTTATGTTTGTGGAAACCAAATCACCTAAAAAGAAAAAAGAGAAGTAG
- the rpmB gene encoding 50S ribosomal protein L28, with the protein MSLLCELSGKNGLAGNKVSHSNRKSKIRQLPNIKRRKFDVLGQMISINLCTRALRTINKHGGIVQAILKGNEADMSDRVLRLRRKIQKSLRG; encoded by the coding sequence ATGTCTTTACTCTGTGAATTAAGTGGAAAAAATGGACTTGCCGGAAACAAAGTAAGTCATTCCAATCGTAAATCAAAAATTCGTCAATTGCCGAATATAAAACGTCGCAAGTTTGATGTTTTGGGCCAGATGATCAGCATCAATCTTTGCACGCGCGCGCTTCGCACCATCAACAAGCATGGCGGCATTGTTCAAGCTATCTTGAAGGGCAATGAAGCCGATATGTCTGATCGCGTGTTGAGACTTCGCCGCAAAATTCAAAAGTCATTGCGCGGCTAA